The Nostoc cf. commune SO-36 genomic sequence AAACCAATGCTGGCGCGGGGAGAACTGCGTTGTATTGGCGCTACTACCCTCGACGAGTTCCGCAAACATATTGAGAAAGACGCTGCCCTAGAACGCCGCTTTCAGCAAGTATTTGTCGATCAGCCAACTGTGGAAAATACTATTTCCATTCTGCGGGGATTGAAAGAACGTTATGAAGTTCATCACAACGTTAAAATTTCTGATTCAGCTTTGGTAGCAGCAGCAACCCTCTCAGCACGTTATATTAGCGATCGCTTCTTACCAGATAAAGCCATTGATTTGGTGGATGAAGCAGCAGCACAGTTGAAAATGGAAATTACCTCCAAACCAGCCGAATTGGAAACCATTGATCGCCGCCTCATGCAGTTAGAAATGGAAAAGCTGTCATTAGCTGGCGAAGAAAAGGGTATTCCGCAAACGAGAGAACGTTTGGAGCGAATTGAGCAAGAAATTGCCGATTTAACAGAAAAACAGCAAATATTTAATGAGCAATGGCAAGGTGAAAAGCAGATATTGGAGGCGATAAGCGCCTTAAAGAAAGAAGAAGATGCGCTGCGAGTGCAAATTGAACAGGCGGAACGCGCTTATGATTTAAATAAAGCTGCTCAACTGAAGTATGGCAAATTGGAGGGAGTGCAGCACGAGCGCGAAGCCAAAGAAGCGAGTCTTTTAGAAATTCAGAACCAAGGTTCTACCTTGCTGCGAGAGCAAGTCACTGAAGCCGATATTGCCGAAATAGTTGCCAAATGGACAGGAGTTCCCGTAAATCGCCTGTTGGAATCAGAACGACAAAAGTTGCTGCAACTAGAAAGTCATTTGCATCAACGAGTCATTGGGCAAGAAGAGGCTGTAGAAGCAGTAGCCGCCGCAATTCGCCGCGCCCGTGCGGGGATGAAAGATCCCTCTCGTCCCATTGGTTCATTTTTGTTCATGGGCCCTACAGGCGTGGGTAAAACCGAACTTGCCCGTGCTTTAGCTCAGTTTCTCTTTGATTCTGATGATGCATTGGTGCGCTTAGATATGTCTGAGTATATGGAAAAACACTCAGTTTCTCGGTTAGTGGGAGCGCCTCCAGGATACGTAGGCTATGAAGAAGGCGGTCAACTTTCCGAGGCGGTTCGCCGCCGTCCTTACTCAGTGGTGCTGTTGGATGAAGTGGAAAAGGCGCACCCCGATGTATTCAATATTTTATTGCAGGTTTTAGATGATGGGAGAATTACTGACTCTCAGGGAAGAACGGTAGATTTTCGCAACAGCGTTATTGTTATGACCAGTAACATTGGTAGCGAACATATTTTGGATGTATCTGGTGATGATTCCCAATATGAA encodes the following:
- the clpB gene encoding ATP-dependent chaperone ClpB, with amino-acid sequence MQPTDPNKFTDKAWEAIVKSQDIVRAYQQQQLDVEHLIIALLEEPTSLAIRILARSEVDPIRFQQQLEAFTQRQPKVGKSDQLYLSRSLDVLLDRAEEAKARMKDSYISVEHILLALAEDDRVGRKILKGFGADAAKLEAAIKIIRGSQKVTDQTPESRYEALQKFGRDLTEQAKSGKLDPVIGRDDEIRRVIQVLSRRSKNNPVLIGEPGVGKTAIAEALAQRMVNGDVPESLKNRKLISLDMGSLIAGAKLRGEFEERLKAVLKEVTESNGDIVLFIDELHTVVGAGSTQQGAMDAGNLLKPMLARGELRCIGATTLDEFRKHIEKDAALERRFQQVFVDQPTVENTISILRGLKERYEVHHNVKISDSALVAAATLSARYISDRFLPDKAIDLVDEAAAQLKMEITSKPAELETIDRRLMQLEMEKLSLAGEEKGIPQTRERLERIEQEIADLTEKQQIFNEQWQGEKQILEAISALKKEEDALRVQIEQAERAYDLNKAAQLKYGKLEGVQHEREAKEASLLEIQNQGSTLLREQVTEADIAEIVAKWTGVPVNRLLESERQKLLQLESHLHQRVIGQEEAVEAVAAAIRRARAGMKDPSRPIGSFLFMGPTGVGKTELARALAQFLFDSDDALVRLDMSEYMEKHSVSRLVGAPPGYVGYEEGGQLSEAVRRRPYSVVLLDEVEKAHPDVFNILLQVLDDGRITDSQGRTVDFRNSVIVMTSNIGSEHILDVSGDDSQYETMRKRVMEGLRSHFRPEFLNRVDDIILFHTLNRTEMRQIIRIQLKRVENLLREQKIFFEISQSACDHLVESGYDPVYGARPLKRAIQREVENPLATKLLENTFISGDTIIIDKNENGLSFNKKALVKVSVPQIAT